A genomic segment from Microbacterium sp. SORGH_AS_0428 encodes:
- a CDS encoding SDR family NAD(P)-dependent oxidoreductase, with translation MGEATRTAWVVGGGTGIGRAAAQALARDGFHVVVSGRRAAELDTTLDAVHQSGGAASALVLDVTDDDAVQDAAARLTETHGLIDTLVYCAGTNVAGRFWDQVSATDIAHVMDVNLQGAVRAVHAVLPGMRAAGAGLVVLVSSWAAWRHSPGAGAAYAMSKTSLGVMAETLNAQERLHGIRATHLCPGEVATDILDTRPNPPSAEARALMLAPDDVGDAVAWIARQPPRVCVNELVLTPTANTSYA, from the coding sequence ATGGGCGAGGCAACACGCACCGCCTGGGTCGTCGGCGGCGGTACCGGCATCGGTCGCGCCGCGGCCCAGGCGCTCGCTCGCGACGGTTTCCACGTCGTCGTCTCGGGCCGCCGGGCGGCGGAGCTGGACACGACCCTCGACGCGGTCCACCAGAGCGGCGGTGCCGCATCCGCGCTCGTGCTCGACGTCACCGACGACGATGCCGTGCAGGATGCGGCCGCGCGTCTCACCGAGACCCACGGCCTCATCGACACCCTGGTCTACTGCGCGGGCACGAACGTCGCCGGACGGTTCTGGGACCAGGTGTCGGCGACCGACATCGCGCACGTCATGGACGTGAATCTGCAGGGCGCGGTGCGCGCGGTCCACGCGGTGCTGCCCGGGATGCGGGCCGCCGGCGCGGGACTCGTCGTGCTGGTCTCCTCGTGGGCCGCGTGGCGCCACTCGCCGGGCGCGGGCGCCGCCTACGCCATGAGCAAGACCTCGCTCGGCGTGATGGCCGAGACGCTCAACGCCCAGGAGCGGCTGCACGGCATCCGTGCCACGCACCTGTGCCCCGGGGAGGTGGCCACCGACATCCTCGATACCCGGCCGAACCCGCCCTCCGCCGAGGCCCGCGCCCTCATGCTCGCGCCCGACGACGTGGGCGACGCCGTCGCCTGGATCGCCCGCCAGCCCCCGCGCGTCTGCGTGAACGAGCTGGTCCTGACTCCCACCGCCAACACCTCCTACGCGTGA
- a CDS encoding carbohydrate ABC transporter permease, whose product MSETRALVQPVGRRGLRAATPKRRPRRPIDVAGQTARVVGIVAVVLAFLVPLVWMLLASFKRNLDVVNPDKMFAFEPTLKNYETVFTVQNFLPVIGNSLLVGVGATLLALVIGVPAAYGIARYKVRSTTGFLLMARVIPGVSLLIPWYFLFSQVQLVGSYTVLILTHLFVTMPLVVAIMSSFFDGIPTELEEAAQIDGSSKIGAFVRVVLPLSLPGIATASILSFIFSWNNFLFALVLSSQSTRTLPVAIVNFTSYASVDWGGLMAAAVVITVPVMIVALFAQRYVVSGLTAGATKG is encoded by the coding sequence ATGAGTGAGACCCGCGCCCTCGTCCAGCCCGTCGGCCGTCGCGGCCTTCGCGCTGCCACCCCCAAGCGCCGCCCCCGCCGCCCGATCGACGTCGCCGGGCAGACCGCGCGCGTCGTCGGAATCGTCGCCGTCGTGCTCGCCTTCCTCGTGCCGCTCGTGTGGATGCTGCTGGCCAGCTTCAAGCGCAACCTCGACGTCGTGAACCCGGACAAGATGTTCGCGTTCGAGCCGACGCTCAAGAACTACGAGACCGTCTTCACCGTGCAGAACTTCCTGCCGGTCATCGGCAACAGCCTGCTCGTCGGCGTGGGGGCCACCCTGCTCGCGCTCGTGATCGGCGTGCCGGCGGCGTACGGCATCGCCCGGTACAAGGTACGCAGCACGACCGGCTTCCTGCTGATGGCGCGTGTGATCCCCGGCGTCAGCCTGCTGATCCCGTGGTACTTCCTGTTCTCGCAGGTACAGCTCGTCGGCAGCTACACGGTGCTGATCCTCACGCACCTGTTCGTGACCATGCCGCTCGTGGTGGCCATCATGTCGAGCTTCTTCGACGGCATCCCGACGGAGCTGGAGGAGGCCGCGCAGATCGACGGCTCAAGCAAGATCGGCGCCTTCGTCCGCGTCGTGCTGCCCCTGTCGCTGCCGGGCATCGCGACGGCGTCGATCCTGTCGTTCATCTTCAGCTGGAACAACTTCCTGTTCGCCCTGGTGCTCTCCAGCCAGTCCACCCGCACGCTGCCGGTCGCGATCGTGAACTTCACGAGCTACGCGTCGGTCGACTGGGGCGGGCTCATGGCCGCCGCCGTGGTCATCACCGTCCCGGTCATGATCGTCGCGCTGTTCGCGCAGCGCTACGTCGTCAGCGGTCTGACCGCCGGCGCGACCAAGGGCTGA
- a CDS encoding ribokinase: protein MASSIAVLGSANMDLVVRVASTVRPGETVSGSSFATGPGGKGLNQAVAAARAGASVCFLGAVGTDEFGGRLRGFLLAQGIDASGLVPSAEPTGIAAITVTDDGENAIVVVAGANGDDRLSDSDRAAIAGAGHLVVQLERPVALVVEAMRWARGHGVTTVLTPAPVPESHIDELISLSDILLVNEHEAAALSGDPDAAGAARVLSRAAGTVVVTLGAQGALVAQGGEITATVAARPVAVVDTTGAGDTFAGVLIAWLAAGATLHSSLEAASAAAALTVTRPGAAASMPHRADILTALQGDRS, encoded by the coding sequence GTGGCTTCGTCGATCGCCGTGCTCGGCAGCGCCAACATGGATCTCGTCGTCCGGGTGGCATCCACGGTGCGTCCGGGGGAGACCGTCAGCGGGTCGTCGTTCGCGACGGGACCGGGCGGGAAGGGGCTGAACCAGGCCGTCGCCGCCGCCCGTGCCGGGGCGAGCGTCTGCTTCCTCGGCGCGGTCGGCACGGACGAGTTCGGCGGCCGTCTGCGCGGTTTCCTCCTCGCGCAGGGGATCGACGCATCCGGGCTCGTGCCGAGCGCGGAGCCCACGGGGATCGCCGCCATCACGGTCACCGACGACGGCGAGAACGCCATCGTCGTCGTTGCGGGCGCGAACGGGGACGACCGGTTGTCCGACTCGGACCGGGCGGCGATCGCCGGTGCCGGGCATCTCGTCGTCCAGCTGGAGCGGCCTGTCGCGCTCGTGGTCGAGGCCATGCGCTGGGCGCGCGGACACGGCGTGACGACGGTGCTCACACCGGCACCCGTGCCCGAGTCCCACATCGACGAGCTGATCTCGCTGAGCGACATCCTTCTGGTCAACGAGCACGAGGCGGCCGCGCTGAGCGGCGACCCGGATGCGGCCGGGGCTGCCCGCGTGCTCAGCCGTGCCGCCGGGACGGTCGTCGTGACCCTCGGGGCCCAGGGCGCGCTGGTCGCGCAAGGCGGCGAGATCACGGCGACCGTGGCTGCGCGCCCCGTGGCCGTCGTCGACACCACCGGTGCGGGCGACACCTTCGCCGGCGTGCTGATCGCCTGGCTCGCCGCCGGCGCCACGCTCCACTCCTCACTCGAGGCCGCGTCCGCCGCGGCCGCTCTCACCGTCACCCGTCCGGGGGCCGCGGCGTCGATGCCGCACCGCGCCGACATCCTCACCGCTCTGCAAGGAGATCGATCATGA
- a CDS encoding sugar ABC transporter permease — protein sequence MSSLTARRSTFGNRALNWIDARLKWILIVPSVLFIALLIAFPIGYTVFLSLTDSAGAVTRPFSFVGLDNYVTWLGDTDRFWPAVGRTAYFTVLALGIELILGLAIALLLRKTFRGQGLVRVFILLPLVATPVAVGMMWLLIFEPSIGFANSVMQFLGLPRQGWLSDPSTALNTLVFIDVWQWTPMVILILLAGLSTLPEEPDEAARVDGANAWQRFRHITLPLLAPVIGAAAILRSIDAMKTFDIIYATKGIGGGSSHEAETLNILAYGQAFQFSQYGKASALLILFFLLIVVVLLALAILRKKGTRV from the coding sequence GTGTCCTCGCTCACCGCGCGCAGGTCGACGTTCGGCAACCGCGCACTCAACTGGATCGACGCTCGCCTGAAGTGGATCCTGATCGTCCCGTCGGTGCTGTTCATCGCGCTGCTGATCGCCTTCCCGATCGGTTACACGGTCTTCCTCTCCCTCACCGACTCGGCGGGCGCCGTCACCCGGCCCTTCTCGTTCGTCGGCCTCGACAACTACGTCACCTGGCTCGGCGACACCGACCGGTTCTGGCCGGCTGTGGGCCGCACCGCCTACTTCACGGTCCTGGCGCTGGGCATCGAGCTCATCCTGGGGCTGGCGATCGCGCTCCTGCTGCGCAAGACCTTCCGGGGTCAGGGCCTGGTTCGCGTGTTCATCCTGCTGCCGCTGGTTGCCACACCCGTCGCCGTCGGCATGATGTGGCTGCTGATCTTCGAGCCGTCCATCGGCTTCGCCAACAGCGTCATGCAGTTCCTCGGTCTCCCGCGCCAAGGTTGGCTCAGCGATCCCTCGACCGCGTTGAACACCCTCGTCTTCATCGACGTCTGGCAGTGGACGCCGATGGTCATCCTGATCCTCCTCGCCGGTCTGTCGACCCTGCCGGAAGAGCCCGACGAGGCGGCGCGGGTGGACGGCGCGAACGCGTGGCAGCGCTTCCGTCACATCACCCTGCCGCTGCTCGCGCCCGTGATCGGCGCGGCCGCCATCCTGCGCTCCATCGATGCGATGAAGACCTTCGACATCATCTACGCCACCAAGGGCATCGGCGGCGGCTCGAGCCACGAGGCCGAGACGCTCAACATCCTCGCCTACGGGCAGGCGTTCCAGTTCTCGCAGTACGGCAAGGCATCGGCGCTGCTGATCCTCTTCTTCCTGCTGATCGTGGTGGTGCTGCTGGCCCTCGCGATCCTTCGCAAGAAAGGAACCCGGGTATGA
- a CDS encoding dihydrodipicolinate synthase family protein, whose amino-acid sequence MSGSLRILSKGIDMTRRDIVTAIPTSFHADGSLDLDGSRSIFRYVGDSGNEGAFVLGTTGEFPAVDDDEFAQLIRAAVEELAGRMRVIAHVGQPSAYEAVRRVKIAKDAGVTEFAALTPYYLPAAESAVYDYFVQVAAAVGDGALYVYIYPRRSGITVSPELLARLAELPAVVGAKVSELSLDELAAYRAVVPNDFILYTGADKDLVAAGQVGAQGVVSGVSSVLPKPFRALAAAADTGDAQKIAQAQAAVDDIVSIIGGDMARMKAAYRTMGVADGTCRMALMQPDEAALAEIERVIATYR is encoded by the coding sequence GTGAGCGGCTCGCTCCGCATCCTCTCGAAAGGCATCGACATGACCCGTCGCGACATCGTGACCGCCATCCCCACCAGCTTCCACGCCGACGGCTCGCTGGATCTCGACGGCAGCCGCTCGATCTTCCGGTACGTCGGCGACTCCGGCAACGAGGGCGCCTTCGTGCTGGGCACCACGGGCGAGTTCCCCGCGGTCGACGACGACGAGTTCGCGCAGCTCATCCGCGCCGCGGTCGAGGAGCTCGCGGGTCGCATGCGCGTCATCGCCCACGTCGGCCAGCCGAGCGCCTACGAGGCCGTGCGCCGCGTGAAGATCGCGAAGGATGCCGGCGTGACCGAGTTCGCCGCCCTCACGCCCTACTACCTGCCCGCTGCCGAGTCCGCCGTCTACGACTACTTCGTCCAGGTCGCGGCAGCGGTGGGCGACGGCGCCCTGTACGTCTACATCTATCCGCGACGCAGCGGCATCACGGTGAGCCCGGAGCTGCTGGCTCGCCTCGCCGAGCTTCCCGCGGTGGTGGGGGCGAAGGTCAGTGAGCTCAGCCTGGACGAGCTCGCCGCGTACCGCGCGGTCGTGCCGAACGACTTCATCCTCTACACGGGTGCCGACAAGGATCTCGTCGCCGCCGGTCAGGTCGGCGCGCAGGGCGTCGTCTCCGGCGTCTCCTCCGTGCTGCCGAAGCCGTTCCGAGCGCTCGCAGCCGCGGCGGACACCGGCGACGCGCAGAAGATCGCGCAGGCCCAGGCCGCCGTCGACGACATCGTCTCGATCATCGGCGGGGACATGGCCCGGATGAAGGCCGCCTACCGGACGATGGGCGTCGCCGACGGCACTTGCCGCATGGCTCTCATGCAGCCCGACGAGGCGGCGCTCGCCGAGATCGAGCGCGTCATCGCGACGTACCGCTGA
- a CDS encoding ion channel: protein MHGDGQQRRAGVNPRGETAATARWERMTYWPLTIAALVFILTQTVHVIADVSGVAEVITSSILTITWAMFIVDYLARLAMSRPKGRWFRTHLFDLAVALLPILRPVRLLGALTRIASFTRTAASSLRARMLVYGIAAALLLIWTAALAVLEVERHAADSNIRSFGDAVWWAFCTVTTVGYGDFTPVTVPGRVVAVALMMGGVVLVGLIVATFSSWVMERVTRGHQEQLPATRADVARLEQELAAARAALAAAEKSTP, encoded by the coding sequence GTGCACGGGGATGGGCAGCAACGTCGCGCGGGAGTGAACCCGCGCGGTGAGACCGCGGCCACGGCACGGTGGGAGCGGATGACCTACTGGCCGCTGACGATCGCGGCGCTCGTGTTCATCCTCACCCAGACCGTGCACGTCATCGCCGATGTGTCCGGGGTGGCAGAGGTCATCACCTCGTCGATCCTCACGATCACCTGGGCGATGTTCATCGTCGACTACCTCGCGCGCCTCGCGATGTCGCGTCCGAAGGGGCGATGGTTCCGCACGCACCTGTTCGACCTCGCGGTGGCGCTGCTGCCGATCCTCCGGCCGGTGCGCCTGCTCGGCGCACTCACCCGCATCGCCTCGTTCACCCGTACCGCGGCAAGCTCGCTGCGGGCGCGGATGCTCGTGTACGGCATCGCGGCCGCCCTGCTGCTGATCTGGACGGCGGCGCTCGCCGTGCTGGAGGTCGAGCGCCACGCGGCGGACAGCAACATCCGCAGCTTCGGAGACGCGGTCTGGTGGGCGTTCTGCACGGTGACGACGGTCGGATACGGAGACTTCACCCCGGTCACGGTGCCGGGACGCGTCGTCGCGGTGGCGCTCATGATGGGAGGCGTGGTGCTCGTCGGCCTCATCGTGGCGACGTTCTCCTCGTGGGTCATGGAGCGTGTCACCCGCGGCCATCAGGAGCAGCTGCCCGCCACCCGGGCCGACGTCGCGCGGCTCGAGCAGGAGCTCGCGGCAGCCCGCGCGGCGCTCGCCGCGGCGGAGAAGTCCACGCCCTGA
- a CDS encoding ABC transporter ATP-binding protein, with amino-acid sequence MLVKLLVRYLAPYRWWLLALLVFQFASAMASLYLPRLNADIIDNGVARGDTGYIWSTGTIMLVISLGQITASVIATFFAARAAMSAGRDIRRDVFQKVSGFSEREVSQFGPGSLITRNTNDVQQVQMLAMMGSTMLVTAPLLAIGGIVMAVQQDVGLSWLIAVAVPALLVVAGLIIARMVPLFRQFQKKLDAVNRVMREQLTGVRVVRAFVRESIEAERFRLANTDIMVIGRKVGSLFVLLFPLAMLVLNVTVVGVIWFGGRQIDAGGVEIGTLFAFMQYVGQILMGVLMASFMTIMIPRAAVSAERIGEVLDAEGGLARPSQPVTVFPAPGALELDDVSFSYPGANAPVLQGISFHAARGETVAIVGSTGSGKSTLVSLIPRLFDVTGGAVRVAGVDVREADLDVLWKGVGLVPQRPFLFTGTVASNLRFGREDASDDELWEALEIAQARDFVSEMSGGLEATIAQGGTNVSGGQRQRLAIARAIVHRPDLFVFDDSFSALDLRTDARLRQALWERLPEVTKIVVAQRISTVTGADRIVVLDGGRMVGVGTHEELLADNDTYREIVESQLGVDA; translated from the coding sequence GTGCTCGTAAAACTCCTGGTGCGCTATCTCGCGCCCTACCGCTGGTGGCTGCTGGCTCTGCTGGTCTTCCAGTTCGCCTCCGCCATGGCGTCGCTCTACCTGCCGCGTCTGAACGCCGACATCATCGACAACGGCGTCGCCCGCGGCGACACCGGCTACATCTGGTCGACCGGCACGATCATGCTGGTCATCTCGCTCGGGCAGATCACCGCATCCGTCATCGCCACCTTCTTCGCCGCCCGTGCCGCGATGTCGGCCGGCCGCGACATCCGGCGCGACGTGTTCCAGAAGGTCAGCGGGTTCTCCGAGCGCGAGGTGTCGCAGTTCGGCCCGGGCTCGCTCATCACCCGCAACACGAACGACGTCCAGCAGGTGCAGATGCTCGCGATGATGGGCTCCACGATGCTCGTCACCGCCCCCTTGCTGGCCATCGGCGGCATCGTGATGGCCGTGCAGCAGGATGTGGGGCTGAGCTGGCTGATCGCCGTGGCGGTGCCCGCCCTGCTGGTCGTGGCGGGGCTCATCATCGCCCGGATGGTGCCGTTGTTCCGGCAGTTCCAGAAGAAGCTCGACGCCGTCAACCGGGTCATGCGAGAGCAGCTGACCGGCGTGCGGGTCGTGCGCGCGTTCGTGCGCGAGTCGATCGAGGCCGAGCGCTTCCGTCTCGCGAACACCGACATCATGGTCATCGGACGCAAGGTCGGATCCCTCTTCGTGCTCCTCTTCCCGCTTGCGATGCTGGTGCTGAACGTCACGGTCGTCGGAGTGATCTGGTTCGGCGGTCGTCAGATCGACGCGGGGGGCGTCGAGATCGGAACGCTCTTCGCGTTCATGCAGTACGTCGGGCAGATCCTCATGGGAGTGCTCATGGCGAGCTTCATGACGATCATGATCCCGCGCGCCGCGGTGTCCGCCGAGCGCATCGGCGAGGTGCTCGACGCCGAGGGAGGGCTCGCTCGGCCGTCACAGCCCGTCACGGTCTTTCCCGCACCCGGTGCCCTCGAACTCGACGATGTGTCGTTCAGCTACCCCGGCGCGAACGCCCCCGTGCTGCAGGGCATCTCCTTCCACGCGGCGCGCGGCGAGACGGTCGCGATCGTCGGGTCCACGGGTTCCGGCAAGTCCACACTCGTCTCGCTCATCCCGCGACTCTTTGACGTGACGGGAGGTGCCGTGCGGGTGGCGGGCGTCGATGTGCGCGAGGCGGATCTCGATGTGCTGTGGAAGGGCGTCGGCCTCGTGCCGCAACGCCCGTTCCTGTTCACCGGAACCGTCGCCTCCAACCTCCGCTTCGGCCGTGAGGATGCGAGCGACGACGAGCTGTGGGAGGCGCTCGAGATCGCCCAGGCGAGGGACTTCGTGTCCGAGATGTCCGGTGGCCTCGAGGCGACCATCGCGCAGGGCGGCACGAACGTCTCGGGGGGCCAGCGTCAGCGCCTGGCGATCGCGCGGGCGATCGTGCACCGCCCCGACCTGTTCGTCTTCGACGACTCCTTCTCCGCGCTCGACCTGCGCACCGACGCGCGGCTTCGCCAAGCGCTCTGGGAACGCCTGCCGGAGGTGACCAAGATCGTCGTCGCGCAGCGGATCTCGACGGTCACCGGCGCCGACCGCATCGTCGTGCTCGACGGCGGTCGCATGGTGGGCGTGGGCACGCACGAGGAGCTGCTCGCCGACAACGACACGTATCGAGAGATCGTCGAGTCGCAGCTGGGGGTGGACGCATGA
- a CDS encoding ABC transporter ATP-binding protein → MSTPDALTEEERLELELAEQARQNSGSWDSVAPGKAANFGRSFLRLVGLLKPHAVAFTLVSLAGAAGVVLAVIAPRVLGEATNVIFEGVVSAGLGGQFPAGTSQADVVAALQAAGQGDIANIVGAMPNFAVGAGIDFERLRVVTMAALAIYIASAVLTWFQGYVINVIMVRTMWRLRESVEAKINRLPLSYFDRVQRGELISRVTNDIDNITQTMQQSLSTVVTSVLTVVGVLVMMFSISWQLALVALVSLPLMAVIFGVIGPKSQKSFALQWRKVGRLNARVEESFSGHALVKVYGREADAREKFQAENEELYRASFRAQFLSGIIMPGMMFVGNLTYVGIAVLGALMVASGQLRLGDVQAFIQYSQQFTQPLSELGGMAAVIQSGTASAERVFDLLDAEEQEPDSDDAPAPAGGRGVIEFQNVAFSYSPDKPLITDLSFRVEPGQTVAIVGPTGAGKTTLVNLIMRFYELDGGRILLDGQDIAELTRDDVRSRTGMVLQDPWLFAGSIRENIRYGRANATDEEVVEAAVATRVDPFVQTLPDGYDTVLDEDAANVSAGEKQLITIARAFVARPEVLILDEATSSVDTRTELLLQHAMAALREGRTSFVIAHRLSTIRDADLILVMEHGDIVEKGTHEQLIAAEGAYWRLYRSQFEQAATELVEEAAAAPEATTDAAAEAVAPEDVPSAPVPPTAPPAPGVPSS, encoded by the coding sequence ATGAGCACGCCCGACGCGCTGACAGAGGAAGAGCGCCTGGAACTGGAGCTCGCCGAGCAGGCGCGCCAGAACTCGGGCAGCTGGGACTCCGTCGCACCCGGCAAGGCCGCGAACTTCGGCAGGTCGTTCCTGCGGCTGGTCGGACTCCTGAAGCCCCATGCCGTCGCCTTCACGCTCGTCTCTCTGGCAGGCGCCGCGGGTGTCGTGCTGGCCGTCATCGCCCCGCGCGTGCTCGGCGAGGCGACCAACGTCATCTTCGAGGGCGTCGTCTCGGCAGGACTGGGCGGTCAGTTCCCCGCGGGCACCTCGCAGGCCGATGTGGTCGCCGCGCTGCAGGCGGCGGGGCAGGGGGACATCGCGAACATCGTCGGCGCCATGCCGAACTTCGCGGTGGGGGCGGGCATCGACTTCGAACGACTGCGGGTGGTCACGATGGCCGCACTCGCGATCTACATCGCCTCCGCCGTGCTCACCTGGTTCCAGGGCTACGTCATCAACGTGATCATGGTGCGCACGATGTGGCGCCTGCGCGAGTCCGTCGAGGCGAAGATCAACCGCCTGCCGCTGTCGTACTTCGACCGCGTGCAGCGCGGTGAGCTCATCTCCCGCGTCACGAACGACATCGACAACATCACCCAGACGATGCAGCAGTCGCTCTCGACCGTGGTGACGTCTGTTCTGACGGTCGTCGGCGTGCTCGTGATGATGTTCTCCATCTCGTGGCAGCTCGCGCTCGTCGCGCTCGTGTCGCTTCCGCTCATGGCGGTCATCTTCGGTGTCATCGGACCGAAATCGCAGAAGTCCTTCGCCCTGCAGTGGCGCAAGGTGGGGCGGCTCAACGCCCGCGTCGAGGAGTCCTTCTCGGGCCACGCGCTCGTCAAGGTCTACGGGCGCGAGGCGGATGCGCGCGAGAAGTTCCAGGCCGAGAACGAGGAGCTGTACCGGGCGAGCTTCCGGGCGCAGTTCCTCTCGGGCATCATCATGCCGGGCATGATGTTCGTCGGAAACCTCACCTACGTCGGCATCGCGGTGCTCGGTGCGTTGATGGTGGCATCGGGGCAGCTGCGCCTCGGCGACGTGCAGGCCTTCATCCAGTACTCGCAGCAGTTCACGCAGCCACTGTCGGAGCTGGGTGGGATGGCAGCCGTCATCCAGTCGGGCACCGCATCCGCGGAGCGTGTGTTCGATCTGCTCGACGCCGAGGAGCAGGAGCCCGACTCCGACGACGCTCCCGCACCCGCGGGGGGCCGAGGAGTCATCGAGTTCCAGAACGTCGCCTTCTCGTACTCGCCCGACAAGCCCCTCATCACCGACCTGTCGTTCCGGGTCGAGCCCGGACAGACGGTGGCGATCGTCGGGCCCACCGGCGCCGGAAAGACGACGCTGGTCAACCTGATCATGCGCTTCTACGAGCTCGACGGCGGTCGCATCCTCCTCGACGGGCAGGACATCGCCGAACTCACCCGTGACGATGTGCGCTCGCGCACCGGCATGGTGCTGCAGGACCCGTGGCTGTTCGCGGGATCCATCCGCGAGAACATCCGCTATGGTCGCGCGAACGCCACCGATGAAGAGGTGGTCGAGGCCGCCGTCGCGACCCGCGTCGATCCGTTCGTGCAGACTCTGCCCGACGGGTATGACACGGTGCTGGACGAGGATGCGGCGAACGTCTCGGCAGGAGAGAAGCAGCTCATCACGATCGCCCGCGCGTTCGTCGCTCGTCCTGAGGTGCTGATCCTCGACGAGGCCACCAGCTCGGTCGACACCCGCACCGAGCTCCTGTTGCAGCACGCGATGGCGGCGCTGCGCGAGGGGCGCACCTCGTTCGTGATCGCGCACCGGCTCTCGACGATCCGCGATGCGGATCTCATCCTTGTGATGGAGCACGGCGACATCGTCGAAAAGGGCACGCACGAGCAGCTCATCGCCGCGGAGGGTGCCTACTGGCGTCTGTACCGCTCGCAGTTCGAGCAGGCGGCGACGGAGCTGGTCGAGGAGGCCGCCGCGGCGCCGGAAGCGACGACGGATGCGGCGGCCGAAGCCGTGGCCCCGGAAGACGTCCCCTCGGCTCCTGTTCCGCCGACGGCGCCGCCCGCCCCGGGCGTGCCCTCGAGCTGA
- a CDS encoding fucose isomerase — protein MTYTLPTAPAALVAPPRTAYLISSGDLRESANVAGWPAQVELEAAVTRVLGDLGWSVVRANDVDPATGHGFISSQRMGMEVFKSIPAEAPLIVAEAVWQYSHHVLAGLRTHRGPILTVANFAGEWPGLVGLLGLNAGLTKMGTPYATIWSVDFADDWFREGLLEWTRTGRITHDTSHVRALPTLPESPERELGEAIGRQLREEKAIIGVFDEGCMGMYNAIFDDELLNPTGIYKERLSQSALYAEMLAVTDADADAAFDWLIDRGMTFRFGEDPATELTREQVQWQLKMYVAALRIADDFGLDAVGIQYQQGLKDLVPASDLAEGILNTSERPPVFSRDGRRELHAGRALPHFNEADEGVAVDALVTDRVWRAMGLVPDNTLHDVRWGEEFDGEFVWVYEISGSVPASHLGGWDKAEGWRQGHVFFPAGGATINGVSKPGELVVSRVFIAEGVLQADIFRASAVELPEEETRRRKEATNPEWPIAHVVLHGIGRDQFMARHKANHAQVVYAPDAETADRALIAKAAAFDAMGIRVNLVGDVAV, from the coding sequence ATGACCTACACCCTCCCCACCGCACCCGCCGCTCTCGTGGCGCCGCCGCGCACCGCGTACCTGATCTCGTCGGGCGACCTCCGCGAATCGGCGAACGTCGCCGGCTGGCCCGCGCAGGTCGAGCTGGAGGCCGCCGTGACGCGCGTGCTCGGCGACCTCGGATGGAGCGTGGTCAGGGCCAACGACGTCGACCCCGCAACCGGCCACGGATTCATCTCGAGCCAGCGCATGGGCATGGAGGTGTTCAAGAGCATCCCCGCCGAGGCGCCGCTCATCGTCGCCGAGGCGGTGTGGCAGTACTCGCACCACGTGCTCGCGGGGTTGCGCACCCACCGCGGTCCGATCCTCACGGTCGCGAACTTCGCCGGAGAGTGGCCGGGTCTCGTGGGTCTGCTCGGGCTGAACGCGGGCCTCACCAAGATGGGCACGCCCTACGCCACGATCTGGTCGGTCGACTTCGCGGACGACTGGTTCCGCGAAGGGTTGCTCGAGTGGACGCGCACCGGTCGCATCACCCACGACACCTCCCACGTGCGGGCGCTGCCGACGCTGCCCGAGAGCCCGGAGCGAGAGCTCGGCGAGGCGATCGGCCGACAGCTGCGCGAGGAGAAGGCCATCATCGGCGTCTTCGACGAAGGCTGCATGGGCATGTACAACGCCATCTTCGACGACGAGCTGCTGAACCCGACCGGCATCTACAAGGAGCGCCTGTCGCAGTCCGCGCTCTACGCCGAGATGCTCGCCGTCACGGATGCGGACGCCGACGCCGCGTTCGACTGGCTGATCGATCGGGGGATGACGTTCCGCTTCGGCGAGGATCCGGCCACCGAGCTGACCCGCGAGCAGGTCCAGTGGCAGCTGAAGATGTACGTCGCCGCGCTGCGCATCGCGGACGACTTCGGTCTGGATGCGGTCGGCATCCAGTACCAGCAGGGGCTGAAGGACCTCGTGCCCGCATCCGATCTCGCCGAGGGCATCCTCAACACGAGCGAGCGGCCGCCGGTGTTCTCGCGCGACGGACGCCGCGAACTGCACGCGGGCCGTGCGCTGCCGCACTTCAACGAGGCCGATGAGGGTGTGGCGGTCGACGCGCTCGTGACCGACCGCGTGTGGCGTGCGATGGGGCTCGTGCCCGACAACACGCTGCACGACGTGCGGTGGGGCGAGGAGTTCGACGGCGAGTTCGTCTGGGTCTACGAGATCTCGGGGTCGGTTCCCGCATCCCACCTCGGCGGCTGGGACAAGGCAGAGGGGTGGCGGCAGGGACACGTCTTCTTCCCCGCGGGCGGCGCGACGATCAACGGCGTGAGCAAGCCGGGCGAGCTCGTCGTCTCGCGTGTCTTCATCGCCGAGGGCGTGCTGCAGGCCGACATCTTCCGGGCCAGCGCGGTGGAGCTGCCCGAGGAGGAGACCCGCCGCCGTAAGGAGGCTACGAACCCCGAGTGGCCCATCGCCCACGTCGTGCTGCACGGCATCGGTCGCGACCAGTTCATGGCCCGTCACAAGGCGAACCACGCGCAGGTCGTCTACGCACCGGATGCCGAGACCGCCGACCGTGCGCTGATCGCGAAGGCCGCGGCCTTCGACGCGATGGGCATCCGGGTGAACCTGGTCGGCGACGTCGCCGTGTGA